The DNA sequence GGCAGCCGGTCCAGGCTGGCGGGCAGCTGCTCCAGGGCCTGGCCGCGCAGGTTCAGCTCCCGCACGCAGCCCGGGCGGCTCAGCGCATCGGTCAGGGTGAAGGCGGCCGGGGCGGGGCAGGGCGGGGCTTGGGCCAAACAGGCGTTGCCCCGCAGAAACTGCGAGGCAACGCCGGCTAGCATAACGATAAGAAAGGGTAAGCGCACGAGCTATTGCTTGATAAAAGGCCGGGTAGTGGAGGTCGTGGCCGTCTGGATAACCAGCGTGTAGTGGCCGCCGGGCAGCTTGCTCACCGGCACCCGCAGGCGGTTCAGGCCCTGGGCCAGCACGGCGGATTGCGTCAGCACCCGGGCCCCGAGCGTGTTGAATACCTGCACCGTGGCGGCTTCCCGGCTCAGGCTGGTCAGCTCCACGCTCAGCTCGGCGCCGGCGGTGGGGTTGGGGTACACGTCGGCCTTAGCTAGCTCGGGGCGGGCTTTTTCGGTGGACAGCGTGGTGCCCAGCACGCCGCGGCGGCTGATGACGATGGCCGACGACTTGTTGAACACCACGGCCTGCCCGGCGGCGTCGGTGGTGGCCAGCGTGTTGGTCGGGTCGGGGCTCTGGATGGAGATGAACATAAATTTCTCGTCGGGCGAGAAGGTCATGCCGGTAGGCTCACAGCCGTTGGGCGTCACGGCAAACAGCTCCACGGCGGGGCTGGCCTGGGTGTGGCAGGGGCGCACCACCCACACGTGGTTGCGGCCCCCATCCTGGAGCACGTAGAGGTTGCCCTGCGAGTCGAAAGTCAGGTTGTCGTTGCCGGTGCCCCAGGCTTCGCTCACGGTGGCCGCGCCGTAGCTGATGGGGTAGGTGCGGTTGGTAACGCCGGGCGAGTTGCCCACGAAAACGTCGAAGGCACTGACCGTGCTGCCCGCGTCGGTGAAGCGGTAGGTGGTGCCGGGGCCTTTGGCCGTGAAGTAAATCTGGCCCGTGACGGGGCTGATTTCAATGTCTTCCACGCCGTTGAAGCTAGTGGCGCCCAGGGCCAGGGCGGCGGCGGCGGTGTTGTTGCACTCGGCCGGGGTGGTGTTGGGCACCGGCAGCCAGGTGCCGGTGGTGGCCGTGCCAATGGCCCCGTCGAGCTTCAGGGCGTAGAGCGTGCCGTTGGCGAACTGCCCGGGCGTGGTAGCCACGAACTTATAAACGAAGCTGTTGGCCGAGCCCTCATCGGCGCCCTCGTACACGGTGCGGCGGTCGGCGGCCACTACCACGTTTTCGTGCTTGAAGCGGCCCATTCGCCAGAGCTTGTCGGGCGTGCCGTTGCCGTCCTGGTCTTTCACGGTGCGGGTGGCCGGATCAATTTCCACGTTCCAGCCGAAGTCGAAGTAGCCGTCGTTGTTGCTGTCGGTGGGAGCGGTGGGGGCGTTTTCCTCGCAGGTAATCACCGTACTCCAGGGCGTGACGCCGCCCGAGCAGTTGTTGAACGTGCCCACCACGGGCCCGAAGTTCACCGGGTTTTTGGCCGTCACACCCCAAAGCTTCGTCAGCGGGTCGAAGCTCAGATTCAGCATGCTCACGCCCGAGGTAGCCGCCGCCGAGCCCTCGTGGTTGATGGATAGGTAGCCGCTGGTGCTGCTGCCCCCGATGGGCACGTAGCCGGTGAAGTCGAAGGCTTCCTTCACGTTGCCGTCGGCGGCCGAGGAGTAGGCCGCCCCGCCCTGCACCAGCAGCTGGAAGGTGTGGGTGGCGGGCAGGCGCAGGTCCTGGGGCTGGGTGGAGGGCTGCACCGAGGTGAAGCGGCTGATGTGGTCCTGGGGTAGGGTGGGGCAGGCGGTCTGGGCCCGGGCGGCGGTGCTCAGCAAAGCAGTGGCGGCCAGTAGCGTAGTCGTGTGTTTCATAGAAGCTTGCGTCGGGGTTGAAAGGTGCCGCAAGTACGAAACCGACTGTTGCGTCTGGTTTACCGCTGGGTTAAGAGTACATAAAGGAGCCGTGACGGCAGTGTTACCGCGCCGTCGCCCGGTTGTCGCCGGGGCTTCGGGAGCAACCGGGCGCTTTTGGCAGTCAGAATAACGAGTAACGTTACCGTATTGGCAACGTGGCGGCATTCACCACTTATCCGGCCCGTACCAATGCCGAATACCTGTACAAGTGTTCATTGCTTGTTTTGTGGCTCAATGAAACCCGGTCACGCCAAAACAAAGTCTGGTTAGCCTAATGGTCGTAGCTAATTACTCTCGTTATTTTCCAGCCGTCGGCTCTTTTTTGCCAGATATGAACGAACTTAAATGTGCCACAATCATCTTTCCCGTTTTCCTGGTGACAAAAACGGTGTGTGCCTATTTCAATGGCGCCGTAGTCTTTGATAGGGTATACCTGAAGACTGCCGGGGACAAGCGTTCTTCTTAGTCCATTGTTTTGGCTGAAAAGCCGGCTGGTATTTTCAATAACCTGATTATAGTTCGTTAAGCCTCCTTCGTCATGGTAAAATTCGAGGTCGGCTGCGAATAGTAGCTTTTGTTTCTCAAGGTCCCGGTTGTTGAATGCGTCAAACAACACGCTGTCCATGTGGGCAATAGTGTTGTATAGCTCTTTCGATGCCGGTGTGTATGATTTTGCTGCCTCGCTACTGCTGGGTCGGGAAATAGAACAAGCGGTAGTAATCCACGCCAAGGTTATATAAACAACAGCGGTCCTTATTCTTTTCATAGGCTCTTTTTAACGTTTTGCGTTGCCTGCAGGTAACGGTTTGGGGCTTGGCGTTCGGGTGGGTTTCGGAATACAACACTGTCAACCAGCACTGGATTTGAATAGACGCACAAAGCTCCCAGTTTGCACGTCACTCAGCCTGAAGTAAAACCCGTGTTATGGGCAGCTATTCTTTTCTGTCCCATAGTTCTAGCATGGCGGTCAAGTCGTGGTATTCTTCTGCAAATGCACCGTCCAGGGTTCCGAATCTGCTTTTAAACTCTTTAAAATATTGTCTTGCGTTTTTGTTGCCCGAAATTGTTGCAATAAAAAGTTTGTTCGCTAATTTCATTTTACTGTCGTTAAGACCTGGTGTTGCTGTTTTATACATTTTCAAAACAGTTTGAATTTCGTCTTGGCTGTATTTCCTGATTTGTCTGTTAACCGTAACCTCTCTAATTACTTTCTGTCCGCTGAAAAATATTTTTTCTGTTGTCCAAACGGTTTCCTGATATTTTAGGCCCTTTCCTGTTGGTAGATTACGAAGGTTGTCAACAAGTAATACGTCTTTGTTGACTCTGAGTCGGCAAGTCAGCGTCGCACCCCAAAAGTTAATGATTTTGCCTTGTCCGCAGGCGGCAAGAATAAACTCCGAAAAAGTTGCCGGCTTGCTGTCAGGGTTTTTGTAGCCACACAAAACAATTGTTTTGCCATTGGAAAGATGAAAAGTCGTATCGGATTTTGTTCCCGCATATTGAGTTTTCGGGCAGTCACACGACGTTGCCTTTGTTTGTCCGTAAATGGAAGGCAAAGTCAGAAAGGTCAGTATGATTGCTATGAGGGTTGACGTCATTATAGTTGCTTG is a window from the Hymenobacter aquaticus genome containing:
- a CDS encoding nuclear transport factor 2 family protein, which codes for MAWITTACSISRPSSSEAAKSYTPASKELYNTIAHMDSVLFDAFNNRDLEKQKLLFAADLEFYHDEGGLTNYNQVIENTSRLFSQNNGLRRTLVPGSLQVYPIKDYGAIEIGTHRFCHQENGKDDCGTFKFVHIWQKRADGWKITRVISYDH
- a CDS encoding alkaline phosphatase PhoX; the encoded protein is MKHTTTLLAATALLSTAARAQTACPTLPQDHISRFTSVQPSTQPQDLRLPATHTFQLLVQGGAAYSSAADGNVKEAFDFTGYVPIGGSSTSGYLSINHEGSAAATSGVSMLNLSFDPLTKLWGVTAKNPVNFGPVVGTFNNCSGGVTPWSTVITCEENAPTAPTDSNNDGYFDFGWNVEIDPATRTVKDQDGNGTPDKLWRMGRFKHENVVVAADRRTVYEGADEGSANSFVYKFVATTPGQFANGTLYALKLDGAIGTATTGTWLPVPNTTPAECNNTAAAALALGATSFNGVEDIEISPVTGQIYFTAKGPGTTYRFTDAGSTVSAFDVFVGNSPGVTNRTYPISYGAATVSEAWGTGNDNLTFDSQGNLYVLQDGGRNHVWVVRPCHTQASPAVELFAVTPNGCEPTGMTFSPDEKFMFISIQSPDPTNTLATTDAAGQAVVFNKSSAIVISRRGVLGTTLSTEKARPELAKADVYPNPTAGAELSVELTSLSREAATVQVFNTLGARVLTQSAVLAQGLNRLRVPVSKLPGGHYTLVIQTATTSTTRPFIKQ